One genomic segment of Pseudomonas fortuita includes these proteins:
- a CDS encoding dihydrodipicolinate synthase family protein — protein sequence MTDNIFTGTMPALMTPCTAARKPDFDALVRKGHQLIEAGMSAVVYCGSMGDWPLLTEAERQEGVARLVAAGIPTIVGTGAVNTREAVSHAAHAAKVGAAGLMVIPRVLSRGASLIAQKHHFSAILAAAPKLPAVIYNSPYYGFATRADLFFELRREFPNLIGFKEFGGGADLRYAAEHITSKDDDVTLMVGVDTQVVHGFVNCNATGAITGIGNALPREVLHLVSLSKQAAKGDAKARRLARELEAALAVLSSFDEGCDLVLYYKHLMVLNGDSEYSLHFNETDVLTDAQRNYAEQQYALFRSWYANWSAEQNIA from the coding sequence ATGACTGACAACATCTTCACCGGCACCATGCCCGCCCTGATGACCCCATGCACCGCCGCGCGCAAGCCGGACTTTGACGCGCTGGTGCGCAAGGGCCACCAGCTGATCGAGGCCGGCATGAGCGCCGTGGTGTACTGCGGTTCGATGGGCGACTGGCCACTGCTGACCGAGGCCGAGCGCCAGGAAGGCGTGGCGCGCCTGGTGGCCGCCGGCATCCCGACCATTGTCGGCACTGGCGCGGTGAACACCCGTGAAGCGGTATCCCATGCCGCCCACGCCGCCAAGGTCGGCGCCGCCGGCCTGATGGTCATCCCTCGCGTGCTCAGCCGCGGTGCCTCGCTGATCGCCCAGAAGCACCACTTCTCGGCCATCCTCGCCGCCGCGCCCAAGCTGCCAGCGGTGATCTACAACAGCCCCTATTACGGCTTCGCCACCCGCGCCGATCTGTTCTTCGAGTTGCGTCGCGAATTCCCCAACCTGATCGGTTTCAAGGAGTTCGGCGGTGGTGCCGACCTGCGTTATGCCGCCGAGCACATCACCTCCAAGGATGACGACGTGACCCTGATGGTGGGCGTGGACACCCAGGTGGTGCATGGCTTCGTCAACTGCAACGCCACCGGCGCCATCACCGGCATCGGCAATGCCCTGCCCCGTGAGGTGCTGCACCTGGTGAGCCTGAGCAAGCAGGCGGCCAAAGGCGATGCCAAGGCCCGTCGCCTGGCGCGCGAACTGGAAGCGGCGCTGGCGGTGCTGTCGTCGTTCGATGAGGGCTGCGACCTGGTGCTGTATTACAAGCACCTGATGGTGCTGAACGGCGACAGCGAGTACAGCCTGCATTTCAACGAAACCGACGTGCTGACCGACGCCCAGCGCAACTATGCCGAGCAGCAATACGCGCTGTTCCGCAGCTGGTACGCCAACTGGTCGGCCGAGCAGAACATCGCCTGA
- a CDS encoding 4-hydroxyproline epimerase, which yields MKQIHVIDSHTGGEPTRLVMKGFPQLHGRSMAEQRDELRELHDPWRRACLLEPRGNDVLVGALYCPPVSADATCGVIFFNNAGYLNMCGHGTIGLVASLQHLGLITPGVHKIDTPVGQVSATLHEDGAITIGNVPSYRYRQQVAVDVPGHGVVRGDIAWGGNWFFLVSEHGQRIELANREALTEYTWAMLKALETQGITGENGAPIDHVELFADDANADSRNFVMCPGKAYDRSPCGTGTSAKLACLAADGKLAEGQTWVQASITGSQFHGRYERDGEHIRPFITGRAYMTADSTLLIDEQDPFAWGI from the coding sequence TCACACTGGCGGCGAGCCAACCCGCCTGGTGATGAAGGGCTTCCCGCAACTGCACGGCCGCAGCATGGCCGAACAGCGCGACGAGCTGCGCGAGCTGCACGACCCATGGCGCCGTGCCTGCCTGCTGGAGCCACGCGGCAACGATGTGCTGGTCGGCGCGCTGTACTGCCCGCCGGTGTCGGCTGATGCGACCTGCGGGGTGATCTTCTTCAACAACGCCGGCTACCTGAACATGTGCGGCCACGGCACCATCGGCCTGGTCGCCTCGTTACAGCACCTGGGCCTGATCACACCGGGCGTACACAAGATTGACACCCCGGTTGGCCAGGTCAGCGCCACCCTGCATGAAGACGGTGCCATCACCATCGGCAACGTGCCCTCCTACCGCTACCGCCAGCAGGTTGCGGTGGACGTGCCCGGCCATGGCGTGGTGCGCGGCGACATCGCCTGGGGCGGCAACTGGTTCTTCCTCGTTTCCGAACACGGCCAGCGTATCGAGTTGGCCAACCGTGAAGCGCTGACCGAGTACACCTGGGCCATGCTCAAAGCCCTCGAAACCCAGGGCATCACCGGCGAAAACGGCGCGCCTATCGACCACGTCGAGCTGTTTGCCGACGACGCCAACGCCGACAGCCGCAACTTCGTGATGTGCCCCGGCAAGGCCTACGACCGCTCCCCGTGCGGCACCGGCACCAGCGCCAAGCTGGCCTGCCTGGCCGCCGACGGCAAGCTTGCCGAGGGCCAGACCTGGGTACAGGCCAGTATCACCGGTAGCCAGTTCCATGGCCGCTACGAGCGCGACGGCGAGCACATTCGCCCGTTCATCACCGGCCGCGCCTACATGACCGCCGACAGCACCCTGCTGATCGACGAACAGGACCCGTTCGCCTGGGGCATCTGA